A DNA window from Daucus carota subsp. sativus chromosome 3, DH1 v3.0, whole genome shotgun sequence contains the following coding sequences:
- the LOC108215119 gene encoding uncharacterized protein LOC108215119: protein MSIICGLPLLECVYCLACARWAWKRCLHTAGHDSQTWGLATAQEFEPVPRLCRYILAVYEDDLRNPVWEPPGGYGIDPDQLIRKRTYDDTRGRAPPYILYLDHEHDDIVVAIRGLNLAKESDYAVLLDNKLGRRQFDGGYVHNGLLKAAGLVLDAECDVLRELVNKYSNYTLTFTGHSLGSGVAALLAMVVVQNLDKLGNISRKRVRCYAIAPARCMSLNLAVRYADVINSVVLQDDFLPRTATPLEDIFKSIFCLPCILCLRCMRDTCVSEEKMIRDPRRLYAPGRLYHIVERKPFRCGRFPPVVRTAVPVDGRFEHIVLSCNATSDHAIIWIEREAKRALDIMLEQDPIMEIPATQKMERQKTLAREHSEEYKAALRRAVTLAVPHAFSPSRYGTFEEQEAGENSNMSSEDSSSGSSHNSRPRETWDELIEHLFEKNESGHLVLKQG from the exons ATGTCAATTATCTGTGGCCTCCCTCTGCTTGAATGTGTTTACTGTCTAGCATGTGCGCGCTGGGCATGGAAGCGCTGTCTTCACACAGCAGGCCATGATAGTCAGACTTGGGGTCTTGCCACTGCTCAAGAATTTGAACCTGTGCCTAGATTATGTCGGTACATACTAGCAGTCTATGAAGATGACCTTAGGAACCCTGTTTGGGAACCGCCAGGAGGATATGGGATTGACCCGGATCAGTTGATTCGGAAAAGAACTTATGACGATACCCGTGGTCGTGCACCGCCTTATATTTTGTATCTTGATCATGAGCATGATGATATAGTTGTTGCCATTAGGGGACTTAATCTGGCAAAAGAAAGTGATTATGCTGTACTACTTGATAATAAGTTGGGTCGGAGGCAATTTGATGGCGGGTATGTTCATAATGGACTGTTAAAAGCAGCTGGTTTAGTTTTGGATGCTGAGTGTGATGTTTTAAGGGAGTTGGTGAATAAGTACTCAAATTATACTTTGACTTTTACGGGACATTCGCTTGGCTCTGGTGTTGCAGCTTTATTGGCTATGGTGGTAGTACAAAATCTTGACAAATtgggtaatatttctaggaaaAGGGTTAGATGCTATGCCATTGCTCCCGCTCGTTGTATGTCGCTAAATTTGGCAGTGAGATATGCAGATGTTATCAATTCAGTTGTACTGCAG GATGACTTCTTGCCACGAACAGCCACCCCCTTGGAAGACATATTCAAGTCAATTTTCTG TTTGCCATGCATACTGTGCCTAAGGTGCATGAGAGACACATGCGTATCAGAGGAGAAGATGATCAGAGATCCGAGGAGGCTGTATGCACCTGGTCGACTCTATCACATTGTCGAGAGGAAGCCCTTTAG ATGTGGACGGTTTCCCCCAGTTGTGAGGACAGCAGTACCTGTAGATGGAAGATTTGAACACATAGTCCTTTCCTGTAATGCTACTTCTGACCATGCTATTATTTGGATAGAGAGAGAAGCTAAAAGAGCTCTAGAC ATAATGCTAGAGCAAGATCCTATTATGGAGATTCCAGCTACCCAAAAAATGGAGCGGCAGAAAACTTTGGCTAGAGAACATAGTGAGGAGTATAAGGCTGCACTGCGGAGAGCTGTTACATTGGCTGTTCCCCATGCCTTCTCACCATCCAGATATGGAACCTTCGAAGAACAAGAAGCCGGGGAGAATTCTAACATGTCAAGTGAGGATTCATCAAGTGGATCATCCCATAATAGCAGGCCAAGGGAAACCTGGGATGAGCTGATTGAgcatttatttgaaaagaacGAGTCTGGTCACTTGGTACTTAAACAAGGCTAG
- the LOC108215118 gene encoding uncharacterized protein LOC108215118 isoform X1, with protein MTSLSSPISIQLGPASITCPRQPPHLLPIHSGISSRFRVLCIQGTGNASKPKPPMPTENDEFSGWSNDNVNGGESAEMQGKKWRGGIVGAGVAGVILVAGLTFAALSINKRITNPELYMEPLTTEQELAVDKENMNDAEEELKNEGQNATLDTDALRFETAPQAFQEKVLVPAVVDQIQRQALATLQVLKVIEADAKPGDLCTRREYARWLVSASSSLSRNTASKVYPAMFIENITELAFDDVTPEDPDFPSIQGLAEAGLIFSKFSRRDMHSVSEIGETSLCFCPESPLSRQDLVSWKRSLEKRQLPVADKKILQQVSGFLDIDRIDQNACPALVADLSAGEQGIVALAFGYTRRFQPNKAVTKAQAAIALANGEASNMISEKIRRIKAESLTEKAVAADSALVDQVEKDINASFEKELLLEKEKVDAVEKLAEVATEELEGIRAEQEERNIALLNKRAVIDLETEILSCLRHEVEKQLNSLMGDQVEVSYGKRSLSKLQKDAEMQNQEISRLQHELEVERKALSMARAWAEDELKGARMQAKVLEDVRAHWERRGIKVVDDDLKDEVNAAVSWINAGTESSVEGTVSRAETVVDKLKAMAFDLRGRSKDVIDKIVQKIS; from the exons ATGACTTCTCTGTCTAGTCCCATCTCAATTCAGCTCGGACCAGCTTCCATCACATGTCCGAGACAACCGCCACATTTGCTACCAATCCACTCAGGCATCAGTAGTCGATTCCGAGTGCTCTGCATTCAAGGAACCGGAAATGCTAGTAAACCTAAACCACCTATGCCTACAGAAAATGATGAGTTTTCGGGATGGTCAAATGATAATGTTAATGGTGGGGAGTCTGCTGAGATGCAGGGGAAGAAGTGGAGAGGAG GGATTGTGGGAGCTGGAGTAGCTGGAGTTATTCTAGTTGCTGGACTAACCTTCGCAGCATTGTCTATAAATAAGAGAATAACCA ATCCAGAACTATATATGGAGCCTTTGACAACAGAGCAAGAACTAGCAGTTgacaaagaaaatatgaatgatGCTGAGGAGGAGCTAAAGAATGAGGGGCAGAATGCAACACTGGACACTGATGCTCTCAGATTTGAAACAG CTCCACAGGCATTTCAGGAAAAGGTTTTAGTCCCTGCAGTTGTTGATCAAATTCAAAGGCAGGCACTAGCAACTTTGCAAGTTTTGAAG GTCATTGAGGCTGATGCTAAACCTGGTGACTTGTGTACCCGTCGGGAATATGCTCGCTGGTTAGTTTCAGCCAGCAGCTCTTTATCTAG GAACACTGCCTCAAAAGTTTACCCTGCAATGTTTATAGAAAATATTACTGAGCTTGCATTTGATGATGTTACACCAGAAGACCCTGATTTTCCTTCCATTCAAG GCTTGGCAGAAGCTGGGTTAATTTTTAGCAAGTTTTCAAGACGTGATATGCATTCTGTTTCTGAAATTGGAGAGACTTCCCTCTGCTTCTGTCCTGAAAG CCCCTTATCACGTCAGGACCTTGTGAGTTGGAAGAGATCTCTCGAGAAAAGACAACTTCCTGTTGCTGACAAGAAG ATCCTCCAACAAGTTTCCGGGTTTCTAGACATAGACAGGATCGACCAAAATGCATGCCCTGCACTGGTTGCTGATTTGTCAGCGGGAGAGCAGGGAATTGTAGCCCTTGCATTTG GTTACACAAGACGATTTCAGCCTAATAAAGCAGTTACAAAAGCTCAAGCTGCTATTGCCCTTGCTAATGGCGAGGCATCTAACATGATCAGTGAGAAAATTAGACGTATTAAGGCAGAGTCATTGACAGAAAAGGCTGTTGCAGCAGACAGTGCATTGGTAGATCAAGTGGAAAAGGATATTAATGCCAGTTTCGAAAAAGAGCTTCTACTTGAAAAGGAAAAGGTTGATGCTGTGGAGAAATTGGCTGAAGTTGCAACAGAAGAATTGGAGGGTATAAGAGCTGAGCAAGAGGAAAGGAACATTGCCTTGTTGAACAAACGTGCTGTCATTGATTTGGAAACGGAAATTCTGTCATGTTTAAGGCATGAGGTTGAAAAACAGTTGAACAGCCTGATGGGTGATCAAGTGGAAGTATCTTATGGAAAGAGAAGTCTAAGCAAGCTGCAGAAGGATGCAGAAATGCAAAATCAGGAAATTTCCAGGTTACAGCATGAACTAGAAGTGGAGCGAAAGGCTTTGTCTATGGCTAG GGCTTGGGCTGAAGATGAACTGAAAGGAGCAAGAATGCAAGCTAAAGTGCTAGAAGACGTTAGAGCCCATTGGGAGAGGCGGGGCATAAAGGTTGTCGACGATGACCTCAAAGACGAGGTAAATGCAGCTGTGTCTTGGATCAATGCTGGAACtgaatcatcagttgaaggaacTGTTAGCAGAGCCGAAACCGTGGTGGACAAGCTCAAGGCAATGGCATTTGATTTAAGAGGGAGATCCAAAGACGTAATTGACAAAATCGTACAGAAGATTTCTTGA
- the LOC108215118 gene encoding uncharacterized protein LOC108215118 isoform X3, with the protein MEPLTTEQELAVDKENMNDAEEELKNEGQNATLDTDALRFETAPQAFQEKVLVPAVVDQIQRQALATLQVLKVIEADAKPGDLCTRREYARWLVSASSSLSRNTASKVYPAMFIENITELAFDDVTPEDPDFPSIQGLAEAGLIFSKFSRRDMHSVSEIGETSLCFCPESPLSRQDLVSWKRSLEKRQLPVADKKILQQVSGFLDIDRIDQNACPALVADLSAGEQGIVALAFGYTRRFQPNKAVTKAQAAIALANGEASNMISEKIRRIKAESLTEKAVAADSALVDQVEKDINASFEKELLLEKEKVDAVEKLAEVATEELEGIRAEQEERNIALLNKRAVIDLETEILSCLRHEVEKQLNSLMGDQVEVSYGKRSLSKLQKDAEMQNQEISRLQHELEVERKALSMARAWAEDELKGARMQAKVLEDVRAHWERRGIKVVDDDLKDEVNAAVSWINAGTESSVEGTVSRAETVVDKLKAMAFDLRGRSKDVIDKIVQKIS; encoded by the exons ATGGAGCCTTTGACAACAGAGCAAGAACTAGCAGTTgacaaagaaaatatgaatgatGCTGAGGAGGAGCTAAAGAATGAGGGGCAGAATGCAACACTGGACACTGATGCTCTCAGATTTGAAACAG CTCCACAGGCATTTCAGGAAAAGGTTTTAGTCCCTGCAGTTGTTGATCAAATTCAAAGGCAGGCACTAGCAACTTTGCAAGTTTTGAAG GTCATTGAGGCTGATGCTAAACCTGGTGACTTGTGTACCCGTCGGGAATATGCTCGCTGGTTAGTTTCAGCCAGCAGCTCTTTATCTAG GAACACTGCCTCAAAAGTTTACCCTGCAATGTTTATAGAAAATATTACTGAGCTTGCATTTGATGATGTTACACCAGAAGACCCTGATTTTCCTTCCATTCAAG GCTTGGCAGAAGCTGGGTTAATTTTTAGCAAGTTTTCAAGACGTGATATGCATTCTGTTTCTGAAATTGGAGAGACTTCCCTCTGCTTCTGTCCTGAAAG CCCCTTATCACGTCAGGACCTTGTGAGTTGGAAGAGATCTCTCGAGAAAAGACAACTTCCTGTTGCTGACAAGAAG ATCCTCCAACAAGTTTCCGGGTTTCTAGACATAGACAGGATCGACCAAAATGCATGCCCTGCACTGGTTGCTGATTTGTCAGCGGGAGAGCAGGGAATTGTAGCCCTTGCATTTG GTTACACAAGACGATTTCAGCCTAATAAAGCAGTTACAAAAGCTCAAGCTGCTATTGCCCTTGCTAATGGCGAGGCATCTAACATGATCAGTGAGAAAATTAGACGTATTAAGGCAGAGTCATTGACAGAAAAGGCTGTTGCAGCAGACAGTGCATTGGTAGATCAAGTGGAAAAGGATATTAATGCCAGTTTCGAAAAAGAGCTTCTACTTGAAAAGGAAAAGGTTGATGCTGTGGAGAAATTGGCTGAAGTTGCAACAGAAGAATTGGAGGGTATAAGAGCTGAGCAAGAGGAAAGGAACATTGCCTTGTTGAACAAACGTGCTGTCATTGATTTGGAAACGGAAATTCTGTCATGTTTAAGGCATGAGGTTGAAAAACAGTTGAACAGCCTGATGGGTGATCAAGTGGAAGTATCTTATGGAAAGAGAAGTCTAAGCAAGCTGCAGAAGGATGCAGAAATGCAAAATCAGGAAATTTCCAGGTTACAGCATGAACTAGAAGTGGAGCGAAAGGCTTTGTCTATGGCTAG GGCTTGGGCTGAAGATGAACTGAAAGGAGCAAGAATGCAAGCTAAAGTGCTAGAAGACGTTAGAGCCCATTGGGAGAGGCGGGGCATAAAGGTTGTCGACGATGACCTCAAAGACGAGGTAAATGCAGCTGTGTCTTGGATCAATGCTGGAACtgaatcatcagttgaaggaacTGTTAGCAGAGCCGAAACCGTGGTGGACAAGCTCAAGGCAATGGCATTTGATTTAAGAGGGAGATCCAAAGACGTAATTGACAAAATCGTACAGAAGATTTCTTGA
- the LOC108215118 gene encoding uncharacterized protein LOC108215118 isoform X2 gives MTSLSSPISIQLGPASITCPRQPPHLLPIHSGISSRFRVLCIQGTGNASKPKPPMPTENDEFSGWSNDNVNGGESAEMQGKKWRGDPELYMEPLTTEQELAVDKENMNDAEEELKNEGQNATLDTDALRFETAPQAFQEKVLVPAVVDQIQRQALATLQVLKVIEADAKPGDLCTRREYARWLVSASSSLSRNTASKVYPAMFIENITELAFDDVTPEDPDFPSIQGLAEAGLIFSKFSRRDMHSVSEIGETSLCFCPESPLSRQDLVSWKRSLEKRQLPVADKKILQQVSGFLDIDRIDQNACPALVADLSAGEQGIVALAFGYTRRFQPNKAVTKAQAAIALANGEASNMISEKIRRIKAESLTEKAVAADSALVDQVEKDINASFEKELLLEKEKVDAVEKLAEVATEELEGIRAEQEERNIALLNKRAVIDLETEILSCLRHEVEKQLNSLMGDQVEVSYGKRSLSKLQKDAEMQNQEISRLQHELEVERKALSMARAWAEDELKGARMQAKVLEDVRAHWERRGIKVVDDDLKDEVNAAVSWINAGTESSVEGTVSRAETVVDKLKAMAFDLRGRSKDVIDKIVQKIS, from the exons ATGACTTCTCTGTCTAGTCCCATCTCAATTCAGCTCGGACCAGCTTCCATCACATGTCCGAGACAACCGCCACATTTGCTACCAATCCACTCAGGCATCAGTAGTCGATTCCGAGTGCTCTGCATTCAAGGAACCGGAAATGCTAGTAAACCTAAACCACCTATGCCTACAGAAAATGATGAGTTTTCGGGATGGTCAAATGATAATGTTAATGGTGGGGAGTCTGCTGAGATGCAGGGGAAGAAGTGGAGAGGAG ATCCAGAACTATATATGGAGCCTTTGACAACAGAGCAAGAACTAGCAGTTgacaaagaaaatatgaatgatGCTGAGGAGGAGCTAAAGAATGAGGGGCAGAATGCAACACTGGACACTGATGCTCTCAGATTTGAAACAG CTCCACAGGCATTTCAGGAAAAGGTTTTAGTCCCTGCAGTTGTTGATCAAATTCAAAGGCAGGCACTAGCAACTTTGCAAGTTTTGAAG GTCATTGAGGCTGATGCTAAACCTGGTGACTTGTGTACCCGTCGGGAATATGCTCGCTGGTTAGTTTCAGCCAGCAGCTCTTTATCTAG GAACACTGCCTCAAAAGTTTACCCTGCAATGTTTATAGAAAATATTACTGAGCTTGCATTTGATGATGTTACACCAGAAGACCCTGATTTTCCTTCCATTCAAG GCTTGGCAGAAGCTGGGTTAATTTTTAGCAAGTTTTCAAGACGTGATATGCATTCTGTTTCTGAAATTGGAGAGACTTCCCTCTGCTTCTGTCCTGAAAG CCCCTTATCACGTCAGGACCTTGTGAGTTGGAAGAGATCTCTCGAGAAAAGACAACTTCCTGTTGCTGACAAGAAG ATCCTCCAACAAGTTTCCGGGTTTCTAGACATAGACAGGATCGACCAAAATGCATGCCCTGCACTGGTTGCTGATTTGTCAGCGGGAGAGCAGGGAATTGTAGCCCTTGCATTTG GTTACACAAGACGATTTCAGCCTAATAAAGCAGTTACAAAAGCTCAAGCTGCTATTGCCCTTGCTAATGGCGAGGCATCTAACATGATCAGTGAGAAAATTAGACGTATTAAGGCAGAGTCATTGACAGAAAAGGCTGTTGCAGCAGACAGTGCATTGGTAGATCAAGTGGAAAAGGATATTAATGCCAGTTTCGAAAAAGAGCTTCTACTTGAAAAGGAAAAGGTTGATGCTGTGGAGAAATTGGCTGAAGTTGCAACAGAAGAATTGGAGGGTATAAGAGCTGAGCAAGAGGAAAGGAACATTGCCTTGTTGAACAAACGTGCTGTCATTGATTTGGAAACGGAAATTCTGTCATGTTTAAGGCATGAGGTTGAAAAACAGTTGAACAGCCTGATGGGTGATCAAGTGGAAGTATCTTATGGAAAGAGAAGTCTAAGCAAGCTGCAGAAGGATGCAGAAATGCAAAATCAGGAAATTTCCAGGTTACAGCATGAACTAGAAGTGGAGCGAAAGGCTTTGTCTATGGCTAG GGCTTGGGCTGAAGATGAACTGAAAGGAGCAAGAATGCAAGCTAAAGTGCTAGAAGACGTTAGAGCCCATTGGGAGAGGCGGGGCATAAAGGTTGTCGACGATGACCTCAAAGACGAGGTAAATGCAGCTGTGTCTTGGATCAATGCTGGAACtgaatcatcagttgaaggaacTGTTAGCAGAGCCGAAACCGTGGTGGACAAGCTCAAGGCAATGGCATTTGATTTAAGAGGGAGATCCAAAGACGTAATTGACAAAATCGTACAGAAGATTTCTTGA
- the LOC108213497 gene encoding gibberellin 20-oxidase-like protein, with protein sequence MSKSKTAIKLPIFDMSQPLSSSSLSSLSLACREWGFFHIINHGVSKDLFKKLKSLSRNHIFDLPAEVKLKAGPSSAVNTYTPHFIASPFFESLRVSGPDFFNSAKSSTEALLDQPNSEFCEILKEYGSNMTRLSRSITDIILKCMGNDFEVKFKSEFDNCHGYLRIINYSPHQGVAEKRVEGLGMHTDMSCVTIVYQDEVGGLQVRSKEGEWMDINPCEETLVVNIGDLMQAWSNGKLRSSEHRVVLTQPVNRFSMAFFWCFEDEKEISAPNEVVGEENLRAYRPFVCADYMRFRQSSEKGKFEKVGFTVKGFAGLEG encoded by the exons ATGTCTAAATCTAAGACTGCCATTAAGCTCCCAATATTCGATATGTCACAGCCCTTGTCTTCATCTTCTTTGTCCTCCCTCTCTTTAGCTTGCAGAGAATGGGGATTCTTCCATATCATCAACCATGGAGTCTCCAAAGATCTTTTCAAGAAACTAAAATCCCTGTCCAGAAACCACATTTTTGATCTTCCTGCAGAGGTGAAACTTAAAGCTGGCCCTTCATCAGCAGTAAATACTTACACACCTCATTTCATCGCATCGCCTTTTTTTGAGAGTCTCCGGGTGTCTGGACCTGACTTCTTCAACTCTGCCAAGAGTTCTACGGAGGCACTCCTAGACCAGCCAAACTCGGAATTTTG TGAGATACTGAAAGAGTATGGGAGCAATATGACAAGACTCTCCAGAAGCATTACTGACATAATACTGAAGTGCATGGGTAATGATTTTGAAGTGAAATTCAAATCTGAATTTGATAACTGTCATGGCTATCTGAGGATAATCAACTATTCCCCGCATCAAGGTGTGGCTGAAAAAAGAGTCGAAGGACTTGGCATGCACACTGACATGAGCTGTGTAACCATCGTATATCAGGACGAGGTTGGAGGGCTTCAAGTTAGGTCGAAAGAAGGAGAGTGGATGGACATAAATCCTTGTGAAGAAACTCTGGTGGTAAACATTGGAGACTTAATGCAAGCCTGGAGTAATGGAAAGCTAAGGTCATCTGAGCACAGAGTTGTTCTGACACAACCTGTGAATCGATTCTCAATGGCTTTCTTCTGGTGTTTTGAGGATGAGAAGGAAATTTCTGCACCTAATGAAGTTGTGGGGGAGGAGAATTTGAGGGCATACAGGCCTTTTGTTTGTGCAGATTATATGAGATTTCGACAGAGCAGTGAGAAGGGTAAATTTGAAAAGGTAGGCTTCACTGTGAAAGGTTTTGCTGGATTAGAAGGGTGA
- the LOC108215157 gene encoding uncharacterized protein LOC108215157 — protein MSNLSNNSFETVNAAATAIVNAQTRFQPSSARKRRWGGCWSVYWCFGSPKHSKRIGHATLVPEPTEDATTAPIAETMNNSSFTVFPFVAPPASPASFIQSEPPSGIHSPAKLLSLASLSVNACFPDSAASIYTIGPYAYETQLVSPPVFSTFTTEPSTASFTPPPESAQLTTPSSPEVPFAQLLASSLARTQRNTAPNQKFLSSQYEFPSYRLYPGSPGGYIISPGSTIPNSGTSSPFPDKQPIIKFHLEEIPKFLGYEYFSSRKWGSRLDSGTLTPSGLGSRLGSGSLTPYSCVSRLCSGASTPNGLGAALGSGLPAPTNGELVIKVTPVESQISELAKQACADKVSEDEEVVFGHRVSFELPTEYVSACSKKEVSECPEKLTAEGAILDNNKSEKACRPCCDREGCTEPVLPEKAKWDNQEQECQCEHQIKSPGSSNEFIFDNRKGDASSKPTLGVEWWTSENVVGKNLASQTSWTFFPMLQPEIS, from the coding sequence AAAAGAAGATGGGGAGGTTGCTGGAGTGTATACTGGTGTTTTGGGTCACCAAAGCACAGCAAAAGAATCGGTCATGCCACACTTGTTCCTGAACCAACAGAGGATGCAACAACAGCCCCTATTGCTGAAACTATGAACAACTCATCCTTTACAGTTTTTCCTTTTGTTGCTCCTCCTGCTTCCCCTGCATCATTTATCCAGTCAGAGCCTCCCTCTGGCATACATTCGCCAGCTAAGTTGCTCTCTCTTGCATCTCTCTCTGTCAATGCCTGCTTCCCAGACAGTGCAGCCTCAATCTATACTATTGGACCCTATGCTTATGAAACTCAATTAGTTTCGCCGCCTGTATTCTCAACTTTCACCACTGAGCCATCAACTGCTTCTTTCACTCCGCCTCCCGAGTCTGCACAGCTGACAACACCTTCATCACCTGAAGTGCCTTTTGCTCAACTTTTGGCTTCATCACTAGCTCGCACTCAAAGAAATACTGCCCCAAATCAAAAGTTTTTATCATCCCAGTATGAGTTCCCGTCTTATCGGTTGTATCCAGGGAGTCCAGGAGGGTACATTATATCACCAGGCTCAACAATTCCGAATTCTGGCACATCCTCACCTTTCCCTGATAAACAACCTATCATTAAGTTCCATTTAGAGGAAATTCCCAAATTTCTAGGATATGAATATTTTTCCTCTCGGAAGTGGGGTTCGAGGCTAGATTCTGGAACTTTGACCCCAAGTGGTTTGGGTTCAAGGTTGGGCTCTGGTTCTTTGACGCCTTATAGTTGTGTTTCAAGGTTATGCTCTGGTGCTTCGACTCCAAACGGATTGGGCGCAGCGCTAGGTTCTGGTTTGCCAGCACCAACTAATGGAGAGCTAGTAATAAAAGTTACACCTGTAGAGTCCCAAATTTCTGAGTTGGCGAAACAAGCCTGCGCAGACAAAGTATCTGAGGATGAGGAAGTAGTTTTTGGTCACAGAGTCTCGTTTGAGTTGCCAACTGAATATGTTTCAGCATGTTCGAAAAAGGAGGTATCAGAATGTCCTGAAAAGTTGACAGCTGAAGGAGCTATACTCGACAATAATAAATCAGAGAAAGCCTGCAGGCCGTGTTGTGATCGCGAAGGTTGCACTGAGCCTGTCCTGCCAGAAAAAGCTAAATGGGATAATCAAGAGCAAGAGTGCCAATGTGAACATCAAATCAAATCACCTGGATCTAGCAATGagttcatctttgacaacaGAAAGGGAGATGCTTCAAGCAAGCCTACTCTTGGCGTTGAGTGGTGGACCAGTGAGAATGTTGTAGGAAAGAATTTGGCATCACAAACCAGCTGGACCTTCTTTCCAATGCTGCAGCCAGAGATCAGCTAA
- the LOC108211734 gene encoding probable prolyl 4-hydroxylase 12: MATHLSILLLLAFSSSFSILSAEMSRKELRTKQVNHDAVIQLGHPIKSNKFNPSLSVELSWRPRVFLHKGFLSYEECDHLISLGHDKHFSSIDNLGKDETVARIEERISAWTFLPGENSKPLNILNFGPEDNKQKYDFFGNQSKLLLSEPTVATVILYLSNVSQGGQILFPESDDANSRSSHARNMIWSDCTKSSNAVRPIKGNAILFFNLHLNASPDKTSSHARCPVPEGEMWCATKFFYIKPVANVKAQSQEDNSDCSDEDDNCPKWAAIGECERNPVFMIGSPDYYGTCRKSCNAC; the protein is encoded by the exons ATGGCGACCCATCTCTCTATCTTGCTTCTCCTCGCCTTTTCTTCATCGTTTTCAATCCTTTCTGCAGAAAT GAGTAGGAAGGAATTAAGAACAAAGCAGGTGAACCATGATGCTGTTATACAGCTTGGCCATCCAATTAAATCGAACAAATTTAATCCATCACTATCTGTGGAACTCTCTTGGCGACCAAG GGTCTTTCTACATAAAGGCTTTTTATCATATGAGGAGTGTGATCATCTAATTTCACTG GGGCATGACAAGCATTTCTCCAGCATTGATAACTTGGGGAAG GATGAAACCGTCGCAAGGATTGAAGAGCGGATTTCAGCTTGGACTTTTCTTCCTGGAG AGAACAGCAAgcctttaaatattttaaattttgggcCTGAAGATAACAAGCAGAAATATGACTTTTTTGGTAATCAATCCAAGCTGCTGCTTAGTGAACCTACAGTGGCAACAGTTATATTGTATCTCTCGAATGTCAGTCAGGGTGGTCAAATCCTCTTTCCTGAATCCGAT GATGCGAATTCAAGAAGTTCTCACGCAAGGAACATGATTTGGTCTGATTGTACTAAAAGCAGCAATGCCGTGAGACCTATAAAAGGAAATGcaattcttttctttaatcTCCACCTTAATGCATCACCTGACAAGACTAGTTCTCATGCTAGATGTCCTGTTCCTGAAGGTGAAATGTGGTGTGCTACCAAGTTTTTCTACATAAAACCAGTCGCTAATGTAAAGGCCCAATCACAAGAAGACAATAGTGATTGCAGTGATGAAGATGATAACTGTCCGAAGTGGGCTGCAATTGGGGAGTGTGAAAGAAATCCAGTTTTCATGATAGGCTCTCCTGATTACTATGGTACGTGTAGGAAGAGTTGCAATGCATGCTGA